ttattatttaaatataaaatatattatattatattattttgagattTGTATCAAATacgtgataaaataaaatattatcattttatttttcgtGTATATATCAAACAcataatatgataatatttatcatgtTACTGGACAGAACATAATTtccaatctaaaataaaataattttatttattcaagttgataaaaaaaacaaatcgaTAATACAGAATTACAAATACCACAAACCAATGATTAAAAGcatacaaatatctaaaaataatggaatataaaatattaataaatagtGCACGAATAAAACCACTCGAGAATAGATAGCTGGAGGCCTAATAGTTCAATTTGGTACGACAGTTCTTAGAATGGTCTAAGCAGTTTGGATTCTATTCTAAATTTGCACGaaagttaatttttataatatatttcatcTCAAATGCTTGCCTTTTTCTATGGTAATAAGGAAATACAGAAATTGTTTTTGAGCAGGATAAGTAAAGAGACATTGcatttttttcatgaaaaaacaaacaaaccaaaaataagtaaattaaagtatacttaaatatttatgcattttttatttaaaaaaaatagatttcttGTTTTCACACTTTGATCTCTACTTTTACTTCTaaaaagaattaattttatCTCAACCATTTATATGGAAAAAATTTGGATTTATTTTTTCGCTCCACATTAATACTAAATTTCTGgtataaaactttatttttttaaaattcggTTTAGAAGTTAAcatattatgaattttaaattttaaatttttgttatgtaaaagaaaaaaaaactaaaaatttcaaaaattaaattttcggTATGAAAAATAATTGAGAAAAAATTGGTATGTAAAACAAATTGAGAAAATTATATTCTTACTAGAAATTTGAAAAACTCAATTTTGagtatgtaaaaaaatttctcatactgaaaatttcaaaaattcaaatttttcaatatgcaacaaaaattgagaaaaaaatttatatataaatttttttaaaaactcaatttttgattgagaaaaaatattactgatctgaaatttcaaaaataaaagtaatgtAAGTAAAATCATATAGTTGTGGAATGCCAAAAAATGCgagtttttgtttaaaattttaatattttctatagagtatttttaaaaattcttaaacAGAAATggtaaaatatggaatagaagtTAAATTGTAggaatataaaatttaatactttaattttaaaattctaaaagtttcgtcacattttaaaaatattatatctaattatatatctataaataattatttaatgtcAAATCAACACATTTTTTAATGGCTTGATACATTTATTCAAAAGAAGAACACAGATGAAGGTGAAAAATATCGTTTGATACATTagcattaaatatatttaatacaataGTTCATGGTCTCATTGGCCCTCCACCTATAgcttattataatttttcacaTTGTTTAAGGATAAGATGTAAAATGATACTTAACTAAACCATCTAAATCTAAACAAATGTGgtaaaacaaaattcaataaaagatATGGCCAATAACTCAGAAAGAAAAACACATAACTAACAACTAATTACAAATCGAAAATACTTCAAAAtggaaatgaaaattaaaagcAATGTAAATGTTCTCTCCACCATTCATTTTCTACTACTTTGATAAAGAGAATGTTCTTTTAACATAATTCACAAAGCTTACAAACTCAATCTCAATAGATTTAATACGATCTCACTCTCAATAATCACAAATAAAATACTTTGAGagatttttacaaatatatgaatAAGTGTATGAGTGTAAATTCTCCACAAATGAATCCAAGAGCACCTTTCTCTAGCAACAAAGTTTAGTTGCTACCCttcaattgttttaaaaatatgactaaaaaaatcatttgtttcATTAACTACAAATAACACATTTTCCCCTTCCGACGAATATATGAACACCTTTTTTCCTCCATAAAAGACACATGAACAAAATGAAATCTTGCataatttttttccaatttaGCAGAGGTtactaactcaaaataaaaaataatatcaatcgCTTCCTTCTTTGCCCACTCCACATCTTAAATGTGTAAAACGTATTTAAGAGCTTACTCTTTCTTctgtaaataaattttgttttcatgtCCATACTTTTCCTTATTAATGTGCAACCTATTTATTTCTCACCACCTCTGCATAAGATTTATTTGAACCTTGGAACACCGCCTTAATTCAGTTTAATTTGTTTTCCTCTTCAACTTTCTTTACACGCACAATCACACTAGTTCCTTGAGAATCTCTTGTATATTTTACATTCTTCTAGTTTCTCTCTCCTGAACATTCCCACACTAGTTCGTCTAATATTAACCCATCTAGAAAACATGGGTTTTTAAGGTGATCAAATTTGCCACTTTTTACCTACAATAATgagttttcaaaaataaaaatatttggtgGACACCTCTTTGGGTGTATACACCTTGAATCTTCGAGGGAGTAAGCAATAAAAAAGAGTGATCTAATAGCTCAATTGGTGGTGTGTGAATGGATCGTTGACGTGATTTATAAGTTTCGGATTTGACTCTCACAAAAGGAATATTTTTTGCAAATTTAGAATGGCAGAGAAAGGGGAGGGAGAtaagaagaaaaagataaatataaaataaggtATCAAATAAGTGTTAGAAAATATGAGGGTATGTGTCATTACTCgaatatatttttagattaaCCAATTCAAATATGTGAGAAAATTCTTTTAGATCGAcctatatgaataaaaattgagatttttgaagaaaaaaaaatagagaaaatcatttcacttttacttttttcaaagatatcgaaatttgtatttttttacaatagaTACAATAAGTGTTATATCTCACTTTTTGTAAGATTTTTCAATGTGTCACTACTACaacaaaaataatcataatCGTCGTCAACATAATAATGATAATAGGTGCAATTGTTTATGTattctcttaacttaatttcaatggCAGAGAAAGGGGAGGGAGAtaagaagaaaaagataaatataaaataaggtATCAAATAAGTGTTAGAAAATATGAGGGTATGTGTCATTACTCgaatatatttttagattaaCCAATTCAAATATGTGAGAAAATTCTTTTAGATCGAcctatatgaataaaaattgagatttttgaagaaaaaaaaatagagaaaatcatttcacttttacttttttcaaagatatcgaaatttgtatttttttacaatagaTACAATAAGTGTTATATCTCACTTTTTGTAAGATTTTTCAATGTGTCACTACTACaacaaaaataatcataatCGTCGTCAACATAATAATGATAATAGGTGCAATTGTTTATGTattctcttaacttaatttcagacaAGATTtcagtcatttattttttttctcggttcagtcttttatttatttttaaataataatttgatatatatatatatatatattgaaactttcgaacaattcgaaatagaaaattcaagaattttcgaaactttcaaaactttcgaaataggaaaatttcaaaacttttcatatttggaaactttcgaaatttttcaaaattgaaaactttcgaaatttttcaaaattggaAAGTTTCCagatttcaaaactttcgaaactatttaaaaagttttcagatttggaaactttcgaaacattccaaattttcgaaatgtaatccttatttcgaaaatttgaaatttttaaaactatttattttgaaacttattataaataattaaaaaagtaaaattgtatttttgtgtCTTGAGGGTGTGACAGATTTAAGTGTGGAGATACATGGTATAATTCTGTTACAATGGTTTTGTTGGAATGTTCATTAAAAGAAATGATGTTGTTGGATGTGTATTGGAAATGATATGTTGTTTGGTGACTTAAACAACCTAGTCACCTAAACAAAGTGACATGTAGTCATACTTTAACGTTTTTCAATAAAACTaacataaataatcaaattgacTAACAAAGTTATATTTAAGGGACTACaactaaacaaaaattaatgaagAGACtacaataaaatctaaaaaaatataataataagagattaaaaaactaatttaacctaaattttttaacataagaTATCAAATAAGTatctttgaaaaaataaaattttaaatctacctttttaattataacacgTGTCAATTACTTTATTTCAGCACACATATAAAGTTTCTTACAGAGGAATTGCAAAATGTTTTTCTTGGTCTTATAGGGAATCATAAAGGAGGAGCAAATAGACACTTTCAACATTCTTCAATATACACCACCTCTATCGGAAGTAAAATTGGAGGTTATGAAAGAAGGATCATTCACTATTGATCAATTAGAGGTAACAGAAGTACATTGGAATGCTTACAACGATTGGAatgatattgattttaaaaataacttatttaaacCGCTCAACGATGCAGCattcaattttacaaaatgcatgaattcaaTATGAGTTCATTAAATAAGATCAACTATGTCACATCatcttgaaataatttatttattttttactccaaCTATGAATTCGGGGTTCATTAGATAATGTCCATCACTAAGcgtgatatatttaattaaaaaaaagtaatcgCGATGAAATACTGTTCCTTCCTGACAGTATCGCGATAACACAttggcacaactccaacggtgaactcacacaaaactaaattttatgttattacaCCATGGCGGACggagatttatttatttatttatttatttatttatttattcttaataGTAATTTCATTTATGTAATTTGAAGAAACCCTCTTGCATTTTAAGCTCGTCTATTTTGGGGTTTTGTGTGCAACTTCTATGCGATTTGTGTCCTTATTCTAAGACTATTTATTGGTTAAATGAGTGTAGACgttgtttaataattatttttaacctCAATTACCATTTACCAATCAATGTGAGATTATTTAGTGTAGTAGAACAGCGACTATAGTCGAAACTACGAGACTAAAATATCTATCAGATTTACGCCCTCATTTTCAATATACATAGTCATTGTTCCtatcttaaataatatttctgaGGTATTGTTTGATTTAACATTTGGTGCCCTGATTGTTTTGTCTTTAATAAAATACACTTTagtgaataaaatataaatgttatttataaattactcttaatctcaattttcaaacaatgtgagatattttaagagcaaaaaatagtattaattctacttataagaaaaaaaaacaaaaatcacaaatatcaaataaaattatttaatatgttagttttgattttttttagttaaatacaatttaaaacttATACTACTAaaactttttattatatttgagtCCAAGAAATTTCTTATATAAACGAAAAGAAACAATACTactattcaaataaaaaataataatatttttcactcTTAATTCAAccgataaaatattatattattaagttgaatattatgttattaatttgaaaCATTATAATTGTATATAAGATTCTTATAATTAGTTTACTCTCtgatctaaataaataaataaaaagtgcaAGTTGGAAGGGCAAGTACCATCGTACACTCAATGAACCtaattaatgataatttaaattttagacaAAAAAGGAAAGAGCAAACGACAAACAGTCTTGATGTTTCGCTGAGGACGGTAAACAACCATAAAAGAACCGTCAAAATCGCCTCTTATATCTTCCTCGTTTGGTTCACCAAATGtaaacattaaatataatagtatATGAAAAACACTAATTATTATCGTAGAGTTCGAAACGCCGGGTGGATTCTATACTTATAGTCTTAAACCATTCTAGTGCAATCAGAAACAACCAATTTTAGTGATAGTAATTTCTCCATGGTCCAGAAAACTGTTTTGAAGGTTGATATTGATTGTCTCAAATGCAAAAAGAAGCTAATCAAAACTGTCTCTTCTCTTCAAGGTAACcacaatattaattaaacaaacTACGTTACTACTTAATCTCCTTCTTCTCTCTTGAATTAACATCTTAATTGCTTAGTGCTACcaatattttaactaaaacaacTTCTTATAATTCTAGTCGGTGCATACGACATATATATGGGCCAATATGCCATCAtggattttaattattaatttttgtacacgcataaataatttatcaaaaaaaaatttactatcaTTTAAgtgtatgattttttttctttttctaaaatgTCTAAAGGCAAAAAAGTATAGGGTTTTAACTAACgtcttgtattatttttaattgaattacagggattgataaaattgaagctGATGAAGGGAAGGGAACATTAACTGTAACAGGAAATGCAGACCCATATGAAATAATAGTTCGAATAAGGAAAGCGGTGAAACATGCCGAAGTTGTAAGTATTGGGCCTCCCCCCGGCCCAGCGCCTCCAAAACAGGATGCTCCAAAGAAGCCcgtagaaaataaaaaatccgAAGAAAATAAAAAGCCCGACCCAGTGACTTTGGATCAAATATCTTATGTGCCACATATGCAGATGCCCCATTACTACCCACAATACCAGGCCCAGCCAGTTGCTGTGGTGCACATGTCCAGGTGGGATGAGCCCAACACATCTTGCACTATATTGTGACGTTTTAGGTGACACTTATTTATTCTACTCAGGAATTCTATTGTTATTTGTTGGATGGACATTTTATTAAAGTAGAATGAGAGAATTTTGGTTTTGCTTTAGTATAGtgttttgtttttacttttttggttttggtttttttattattgtattatttagtttttttttttctgaaatatgaaagtacttttttttgtttatttaaaatgagtgaatttaaattttagtctCAATAAAAAGTTTATTGGTTTTCATCTATTAAAAGTCAATCAAAGTCTATGAAGTTACACAAGTTGATATTCTCCCaccaaatgatgaagatgtATTTTATCTTAAACTGATATTGATGAATTTGGTCATTTGACGAGATATCTCTATCCTCttttataacttatttattCATTACCCTATTAGACAATCAATACATGTCCACATTAACAATAAAGAGGATATTTTGCTTACTCAACTATTCCTTCAAAGATCACATGTACATATTAATtgatttctttttctattatacattttcaaatatattaggatttgtatatatgattattaaagattaaattaattttttttggacagaaattgaatattaatttttttatataataaaaaaaagttcaattaattaaatccTATAACTTTGTATGAtgcacttttaaattttaaaatttaattttaacttatagCCATTGAAGAGTGTGTTCCTTATCCAATAATGTTTGAATAGGTGATTTGGTTCTTTTGCAACTAAATTATAGATTTTGGATATGTATTTCAACTTAATAggtaaaatattgatattaaacataaaagggaaaaaaaaataaataaaaaaattattaattaaataaaaaatataattacaataatttttaattagagCAACTTAATTTTACATctttattaaattcaattttaaaaatgaatcatCTCAAAAGAGTTGAGAGAGTTTGTCTGTCTAAATATCATATTACATAAGGTGAATTCTGGTAGAATAGAATAGGTTTGAGTGGTTAGTATGTGAAGTTGTTTTTAGAAGTGAGACGGGAAGTATTATGTGTGCGTGGCCACGTTGTCTTGAAGTGATTTGGATAAGTTTTCGTGATAGCGAAGCAAAAGAAATAGAGAATCTACATAGTGACGATCTACAAGACAAGTGGCTTTACTGATCCATTGGACTAGCAATATGTACTATATGTGGATGGGGATGGATTCTCTTCTCTGATCAGCAAAAGCATCCACTCACTCAATTATTCATTGCCTCCCTCCAATAATCAACTTGGTTTCACTTTCATTCCCCCCCCAAATAACCAAATATGTTTGTAGTAATAGGCAAGTTTGGCCTTGTTAACTTGTACGGTCGTATAAATTCATTTTGGTACACTGAACCCAAAGTAAACAAAAAGACAATAAATTGACAGTGTACTAAGACAcgtttttaatatattctaaattaaaattaaatactgtagattttctattattatttttatttttatttttattttattttagtatagtatttgttaaaatgacacttTTCTTTGGAAATGAATATGGATTATTGTGATTGAATCTTATTATTCATGcaaagttattaatttttaatacagTCTTGAATTACCTTAAAAAAATGGTAATGAGTGCCTTGAAAATGTTGAAActtatttattggttttgaggTATGGTGATCTTTGGAATCATTAGATGAGCTAGTAACCGAAGATCGTTTGAACACCTTTAGCATCTTATTTGTATATACCAAAACAAAAGCATCTTAGTATACCCGCCAGCACATCACCATTCCTTTCCGTGGGACAAAACAAAATGTCAATTCATAAAGTAATCTCGGACTCAGATTCTTCTTCCTGTCGTTTTCTTGTGGCATTTGTGTGGGTTCGACGCGTTGTGAAAAATGTGTTCCCAAATAAAAGTAGAACAACACAAGGTCCTTCTTTCTGTTTTTCTTGATGCTTAATTAATCTAGTAATTTGTTGGGTTAAAGGCATATGACAATTAGTCACGGGGTGGGGTGGGGTGGGGTGGGTCTGgggtaattaaaaaaaacatacatctatctatatttttttatagagtaaGAAATTTAAATTCCCTTCTTTATCGGTAACGTGTTCCAGTTTCTCGGTTTTCATCTgtacttatttttatatatataaaatactaattttaaaaattatatttattataattaaataattattattatataataataaaattaaaaaatattaaaattatatttaatagagaaaatattataatttttaatatttaaaaaatattaaatatatatgtaatttaaaaatagcaataatatcattaataaattgatttaagTGGAGGTGAATATTAACATTCATAAATTTGGCTAtttaaatttgagattttttacCAATATATCCTAGTTAGTTTTTAGGATTGTTGACCAAAATGCCCCACTTTTTAATTtggttatcaaattttttttcctagtaggaggtcgctggGTGGAGATGCGACCTCTTAAAGggttttttcaaatatttttaaaatcattttttatattttatgtaattgttaatattaattttctatattaaataataataataatacattaattaattatttattattattaattattattattattattattattaaaaattgttataattaaaaataattataattaagttaaaaataattataattaaaaaagaaaattaatattataactattaaaagtaattaaaattaaaaacagtaaattatattataaatttaaaagaaaatacattaataagaaaaattacattaataacatgaaacaaaatacattaaattaagaaataccATAAGCTAAATTTCGATAAAGTTTCTCATAACGACATAGAAGGATACCGAAAATCAATTGATCACATGATGGTTGAcgaagtaatatattcattcacatttatttaaactttttaaatatattcattcacgtttatttgaactttttaatcaatttaatgtattttgtttcatgttattaatgtaatttttcttattaatgtattttcttttaaatttataatataatttactgtttttaattttaattacttttaatagttataatattaattttcttttttaattataattatttttaacttaattataattatttttaattataacaatttttaataataataataataataataataataataataataataataataataattattattattaattattattattaaaatttgttatagttaaaaataattataattatattaaaaataattataagtaaattaaaaataattaaaattaaaataaaaaattaatattataactattaaaaataattaaaattaaaaacagtaaattatattataaatatataataataataataataataataataataataataattattattattaattattattattaaaatttgttatagttaaaaataattataattatattaaaaataattataagtaaattaaaaataattaaaattaaaataaaaaattaatattataactattaaaagtaattaaaattaaaaacagtaaattatattataaatatcgaaaaacaattgatcacatgatggttgacgaagtaatatattcattcacatttatttaaactttttaaatatattcattcacatttatttgaattttttaattaatttaatgtattttgtttcatgttattaatataatttttcttattaatgtattttcttttaaatttataatataatttactgtttttaattttaattacttttaatagttataatattaattttctattttaattataattatttttaatttacttataattgtttttaatttaattataattatttttaatttaattataataatttttaactataataatttttaataataataataattaataattattattataatgtattattattattatttaacaattacataaaatatataaaaccatttaaaaaaatttaaaaaatcccTTTGAGACATCGGATCCCCGCCCAACGACCTcctattaagaaaaaaaaataataattaaattaaaaaatgagatATTTTAGTTAACAATCCTAAAAAGTAtgatatattagtaaaaaatccttaaatttgaaaaaagtcTACACTCATATTTATCGAAACTAATTTTCCTCAACTAAATTTATACGAAATCAAGTGAGTATTCGCATGTACGGAATATGTTGCCATCAATAATCACAGTAAAGTTTGGCTCATGTTAGTGTGAGTATGCTGTTTGTGTGCTACCCTGTACAAATCAGAATGAGCCAATTTTGAATCCATCACGCCGAAAGTTGGTAAAGCTGTCTTCATTTGTTCATATATATCAATGGGTATCTGCAAACAACCTATATTTGTATTGTTTGGGGATTATCCATTTTCttcataaaattgaataaaatgcaattaaaatgaaagggaatatttgaaaattttaccaCTAGGAgctattgataaattaataaaagtttaccatttataaataagaaaaaaaaatcatttttaatgtaACATCAAATAAATGTTAAGTATAAATGAGTTCAAAAATgttatatatcataaatattatataaaggatcgaaataaatcttaaaaatataatggCAAAGAtgcaaaaaattatataaatataatatatttctaaggtttttatttaacattttcataataaataatctctaagtttttcaaaaataatttcaagaaaaattacATTTCCTTAACATGTTATTTAATACTAATATCACAAAATGTTTCGTAAGATTTTATGAGAAAATGttatttaacatatttatttgatgttacattaaaaataaaatttataaatttatttgcaCTTTGTGATGCTAAATTGAAGGATAATTAAGCGAGATACTAAAATTGcatagtttaaaatataaaacgtcaaaattgtaaaataaagattaaaattataaattggcCATAATagacaaattaaaaatacatttaattctATTGAATAGCCAAacgttaataaataatttaaaaacacattttaaagaattaaatataaaaatattattttgaaagcTGTGtgaattcttaaaataaatatatcctACTCAAAACTTCTATTTTTATTCCTTtactatttgaattttttttaaatatattttttttacactaaAGTGATTCGCTCTCAAAAACATA
This region of Cicer arietinum cultivar CDC Frontier isolate Library 1 chromosome 8, Cicar.CDCFrontier_v2.0, whole genome shotgun sequence genomic DNA includes:
- the LOC101510869 gene encoding heavy metal-associated isoprenylated plant protein 2-like, with the protein product MVQKTVLKVDIDCLKCKKKLIKTVSSLQGIDKIEADEGKGTLTVTGNADPYEIIVRIRKAVKHAEVVSIGPPPGPAPPKQDAPKKPVENKKSEENKKPDPVTLDQISYVPHMQMPHYYPQYQAQPVAVVHMSRWDEPNTSCTIL